The genomic window ACCGTGTTCTTCTTCGGGTTCAGCGTCATCCGCGGGACTTCCTTGGTGCCCTTGAGGATGAAGGTGTAAGGGCCAGGGGTCAGCGACTTGATCAGACGGAAGAAGGAGTTATCCACGATAACGAGCTGCCCGAGCTGGGCGAAGCTAGCGCACAGCAGCGTGAAATGGTGCTTATCCCCGACCTGGCGAATCGTCCGAATCCGGTCAAGGCCATCCTTATTGGCAAGAGTGCAGACGATGGCGTATCCAGAATCGGTTGGAAGTGCGACGACGTCGCCGCGCCGCAGCCGGTCTACTACTTTAGCCACAAGACGCGGTTGCGGATCCTTGGGGTGAATGTCAATAAAGGTCGCCATCAGTTGGACTCCTCGGTAGCGATTGCGATGTTCAGATCGTCGACCAGTGCCCCAGCCGTGCCAGATTGTTCAAGGATCTGCACGTAGCCGCGGGCGTCGGATAGTTTGCGTGCGGCCAGCGCGGCGCTGACCAGTTCTTCAGCGACTCCGGGACTCTGCTGTGCTGGTTTCCAGCGTCCAAGCCCGAGCTGGATCGCAGCCTCATATTGACCAGACTCGCGCAAGAGTTTGATGCCCTCCGCCAACGCCAAACCAGATTCTTCCCGATCTGCCGCCGTCTCGAGATAGCGTTGGGCGGCGTCAGAGTCCTCCGGACCCGCGAGACGCGCCAGTTGTATGAGTGGGTACCAGGCCCGTGGGTCTGAGCCAATTTCCTCACTCAATGCCCACAGCACCAGGTTCGGATCAGCTGGCCCGGCGTCGCCCGTGAGTGGGTCAGCGGGCACGCGCGTATGCGCGAAGCTTGTGATAAGTAAAGCAAGTTCTTCGAATGCGGCGATGTCATTGGGATCTTCGGCGAGCTTTTCGCGCAGCTCAAGCGCCTCCTCCACGACGCCCGGTTCCTCCGCCTCGTGATGTACCGCGTTGAAGAACTGACGCATGAGATCTAGAAATGCCATACTCTTAGCCTAGCCGATTAACTAACAACACACGGATTGCCTTTCATCTTCCGCTAAGGAGTAAACATGGTAGACCGCCACGACCTCGCACTTGCGCGCGCCCGAGTGCTCCTTGCCGATATCGCGCCGGAAATCCCAGACTCTGAGATCGTGCCTGATGCCCGCCTGGTCGACGACCTCAGGCTAGATCTCGTCTCCATATGGGCGCTTGCTACCGGTCTGGAGAAACTCGCGAAGGTCGAAATCCTCGATGCCGACATTTGCTCAGCCACCACTCTGGGCGACCTGCTCGCCCACGCCCTCACCGAAGTTCCGGCGGGGTATCTATCCGCCGACGAGACGAGTTTCGCTGATTGCGTATCGACACCTTCCACCCCGGAGGAGGAACCGGGCGGCAAGGAAGATGAGGTTGCCTCAGCTGAAACGCTCGAATCGGCTATTCAGGATCTGGCAGGCCTGTTCAAGAATTGAGACCTAGCCGGAGGATGCAGGTTAACCAACTCGGTGGAGCCAACGAACAGGCGCGCCCGCTCCCGCGTAACGGAATACTTCCAGCTCGTCATCCCATGCCTGGCCAAGAGCCACATCCAGCAATCGGCGCAGCTCGGCAGCATCCCCGTGAGAATCCTCGATGGCTGCCCGGATACGATTCTCCGGCACCACGACATTTCCTAAAAGATCCGTTTGCGCGTAGAAAATACCGAGGCCTGGGGTGCACGACCACCGTCCGCCGTCGGTCATCGACGTCGGCTCCTCGGTGACTTCAAAGCGCAGGTGCTCCCAGCCGCCGA from Trueperella pyogenes includes these protein-coding regions:
- a CDS encoding L-threonylcarbamoyladenylate synthase, which codes for MATFIDIHPKDPQPRLVAKVVDRLRRGDVVALPTDSGYAIVCTLANKDGLDRIRTIRQVGDKHHFTLLCASFAQLGQLVIVDNSFFRLIKSLTPGPYTFILKGTKEVPRMTLNPKKNTVGVRIPDHVITQAVLSELGEPLLSSTLILPGEEEPLEEGWIVDDRLGNAVDAVVDGPVGRGPTTVINLSSGEAIISREGAGDISMFDI
- a CDS encoding DUF3145 domain-containing protein, producing the protein MNNKATRGVIFIHSVTPAVQPHVEWAVTSVLGYPVHFEWTKQPALPNMNRGEVSWTGEAGTGAQIASALGGWEHLRFEVTEEPTSMTDGGRWSCTPGLGIFYAQTDLLGNVVVPENRIRAAIEDSHGDAAELRRLLDVALGQAWDDELEVFRYAGAGAPVRWLHRVG